One part of the Streptomyces ferrugineus genome encodes these proteins:
- a CDS encoding IclR family transcriptional regulator, with protein MALKHEPTAPYHSAQDALRILETVVRHTTGVTDTELARHTHIGMERLTSLLRMLRREGYVEQVADGAYVTGDALARLGSAQGREQALREHLQHTLDRLRDSVGAAVYISRYIDGEVRIDQFAAGPATPVVNEWVDFRFSAHATAIGKSLLGQLDHNGRRDHLSRHKMARLTSRTITSDRVLLSRLASQPPTVPHLDLQEYAVGTVCAAVPITAGSSVGCLALSLPLEHAHRLRQAADALNRNAAPVLLSLAI; from the coding sequence GTGGCGCTTAAGCACGAGCCGACCGCGCCGTACCACTCGGCCCAGGACGCCCTGCGCATCCTGGAGACCGTGGTGCGGCACACCACCGGAGTCACCGACACCGAACTCGCCCGGCACACCCACATCGGCATGGAGCGCCTGACCAGCCTCCTGCGGATGCTGCGCCGCGAGGGCTACGTCGAGCAGGTGGCCGACGGGGCGTACGTCACCGGCGACGCCCTGGCCCGCCTCGGTTCCGCCCAGGGCCGGGAGCAGGCCCTGCGGGAGCATCTCCAGCACACCCTGGACCGGCTGCGGGACTCGGTCGGCGCGGCCGTCTACATCAGCCGGTACATCGACGGTGAGGTCCGGATCGACCAGTTCGCGGCCGGTCCGGCCACCCCCGTGGTCAACGAGTGGGTCGACTTCCGCTTCTCGGCCCACGCCACCGCGATCGGCAAGAGCCTGCTGGGCCAGCTCGACCACAACGGCCGGCGCGACCACCTCTCCCGGCACAAGATGGCCCGCCTCACCTCGCGCACGATCACCAGCGACCGGGTGCTGCTCTCCCGCCTGGCGTCCCAGCCGCCGACGGTGCCCCACCTCGACCTCCAGGAGTACGCGGTGGGCACGGTGTGCGCGGCCGTCCCGATCACGGCCGGCTCGTCGGTGGGCTGCCTGGCCCTGTCCCTCCCGCTGGAGCACGCGCACCGCCTGCGCCAGGCGGCGGACGCCCTGAACCGCAACGCGGCGCCGGTGCTGCTCAGCCTCGCCATCTGA
- the ehuA gene encoding ectoine/hydroxyectoine ABC transporter ATP-binding protein EhuA, protein MSADSSLSKETPNPAVDGSELIRFDNVTKRFGSNVVLDKLDFSVASGKHVTLIGPSGSGKTTILRLLMTLVKPDEGTIKVGGQYLTHEKRNGDLVPAGEKHIREVRKNIGMVFQQFNLFPNMKVLRNITEAPVTVLGLPKEEAEQRARELLEMVGLTEHIDKYPSQLSGGQQQRVAIARALAMRPQVLLLDEVTSALDPELVAGVLDLLRDIARSTDITMLCVTHEMNFARDISDQVLMFDSGRVIETGTPEKIFNDPENDRTREFLSAVL, encoded by the coding sequence TTGTCCGCTGACAGCAGCCTCTCGAAGGAAACGCCCAACCCCGCGGTGGACGGCAGTGAGCTGATCCGCTTCGACAACGTCACCAAGCGCTTCGGCAGCAACGTCGTCCTCGACAAGCTCGACTTCTCCGTGGCCTCCGGCAAGCACGTCACGCTGATCGGCCCGTCGGGCTCCGGCAAGACGACGATCCTGCGGCTGCTGATGACCCTGGTGAAACCGGACGAGGGCACGATCAAGGTCGGCGGGCAGTACCTCACCCACGAGAAGAGGAACGGCGACCTCGTCCCGGCCGGCGAGAAGCACATCCGCGAGGTCCGCAAGAACATCGGGATGGTCTTCCAGCAGTTCAACCTCTTCCCCAACATGAAGGTGCTGCGCAACATCACCGAAGCGCCGGTCACCGTCCTCGGCCTGCCCAAGGAGGAGGCCGAGCAGCGGGCCCGCGAGCTACTCGAGATGGTGGGCCTGACCGAGCACATCGACAAGTACCCGAGCCAGCTCTCCGGCGGCCAGCAGCAGCGGGTGGCGATCGCCCGGGCGCTGGCCATGCGGCCGCAGGTGCTGCTGCTGGACGAGGTGACCTCCGCGCTGGACCCGGAGCTGGTCGCGGGCGTCCTCGACCTGCTGCGGGACATCGCGCGCTCCACCGACATCACGATGCTCTGCGTGACCCACGAGATGAACTTCGCCCGGGACATCTCGGACCAGGTCCTGATGTTCGACTCCGGCCGGGTGATCGAGACCGGCACCCCGGAGAAGATCTTCAACGACCCCGAGAACGACCGGACCCGGGAGTTCCTCAGCGCTGTGCTGTGA
- a CDS encoding AMP-binding protein, with amino-acid sequence MESSERRTVAELVAARWGDHRPGLWFEEKALTRHEVAAGAAARAALLADLLPPGAEPHIGVLLDNTPEYPMWLGAAALAGAAVAGINPTRRGPELARDILHTECRVLITERAHLPLLDGLELPWGSPRASAVERGGVRLLTTDSPEYDALLAPYAGARPDPSRATPHDRLLLYFTSGSTGAPKAAICTQGRLAAAGHSLADQFHVRPDDVHYICMPMFHGNAVIADWAPALAAGAGVALRRRFSASGFLADVRRYGATYFTYVGRAIQYILATEPRPDDRDNPLRLGFGTEAGAVDAAAFEARFGVRLVEGYGSSEGGAAVQWSPGTPPGAVGRAAPGLVVLDPETCAECPPAVFDAGGRLVNGDAAIGELVNRGPSPFEGYWRNAEAEAERRREGWYWTGDLFCRDADGYLYFAGRGDDRLRVDGENLSAAMIENILARYEGAAAVAVYAVPDPVTGDQVMATVAGEFDPVGFAGFLLTQPDLGTKMAPRFVRVVERMPVTATNKIHRAGLRREGVRCADPVWWRPPGEREYRRLTEADLLTYVEGPLAPTRGPSEVRRQGLEPRTR; translated from the coding sequence ATGGAGTCCAGTGAACGGCGCACGGTCGCGGAACTGGTGGCGGCACGGTGGGGCGACCACCGGCCGGGGCTGTGGTTCGAGGAGAAGGCGCTCACCCGGCACGAGGTGGCCGCCGGTGCCGCCGCCCGGGCGGCACTGCTGGCCGACCTGCTGCCACCCGGCGCCGAGCCGCATATCGGCGTCCTCCTCGACAACACCCCCGAGTACCCGATGTGGCTCGGCGCGGCCGCCCTCGCGGGAGCCGCCGTCGCCGGGATCAACCCCACCCGCCGGGGCCCCGAACTGGCCCGCGACATCCTGCACACCGAGTGCCGGGTCCTGATCACCGAGCGGGCCCACCTGCCGCTCCTCGACGGCCTGGAACTGCCGTGGGGGTCCCCCCGCGCGAGCGCCGTCGAGCGTGGGGGAGTGCGCCTGCTGACGACCGACTCGCCGGAGTACGACGCCCTGCTCGCGCCCTACGCCGGCGCCCGCCCCGACCCTTCCCGCGCCACCCCGCACGACCGGCTCCTGCTCTACTTCACCTCCGGCTCGACCGGCGCCCCCAAGGCCGCGATCTGCACCCAGGGCCGGCTGGCCGCCGCCGGGCACTCACTGGCCGACCAGTTCCACGTCCGCCCCGACGACGTGCACTACATCTGCATGCCGATGTTCCACGGCAACGCCGTGATCGCCGACTGGGCCCCCGCCCTCGCGGCCGGCGCGGGCGTGGCGCTGCGCCGGCGGTTCTCGGCGTCGGGGTTCCTGGCGGACGTGCGGCGGTACGGGGCGACGTACTTCACCTACGTCGGCCGGGCGATCCAGTACATCCTCGCCACCGAGCCGCGCCCCGACGACCGGGACAATCCGCTGCGGCTCGGCTTCGGCACGGAGGCGGGGGCGGTGGACGCCGCCGCCTTCGAGGCGCGGTTCGGGGTGCGGCTGGTGGAGGGGTACGGGTCCTCCGAGGGCGGGGCCGCCGTGCAGTGGTCGCCGGGGACGCCGCCGGGAGCCGTGGGGCGGGCGGCGCCCGGGCTCGTCGTACTCGATCCGGAGACCTGTGCGGAGTGTCCGCCGGCCGTCTTCGACGCGGGCGGGCGGCTGGTCAACGGGGACGCGGCGATAGGGGAGCTGGTCAATCGGGGGCCGAGTCCCTTCGAGGGGTACTGGCGCAACGCCGAGGCGGAGGCCGAGCGGCGGCGGGAGGGCTGGTACTGGACGGGGGACCTGTTCTGCCGGGACGCCGACGGCTATCTGTACTTCGCCGGGCGCGGCGACGACCGGCTGCGGGTCGACGGGGAGAACCTGTCCGCCGCGATGATCGAGAACATCCTCGCCCGCTACGAGGGCGCGGCGGCCGTCGCCGTGTACGCGGTGCCGGATCCGGTGACCGGGGACCAGGTCATGGCGACGGTCGCGGGCGAGTTCGATCCGGTCGGCTTCGCCGGGTTCCTGCTGACCCAGCCGGATCTGGGGACGAAGATGGCACCCCGGTTCGTGCGGGTGGTGGAGCGGATGCCGGTGACCGCCACGAACAAGATCCATCGGGCGGGGCTGCGACGGGAGGGGGTGCGGTGCGCCGACCCGGTGTGGTGGCGGCCACCCGGGGAGCGGGAGTACCGGAGGCTGACCGAGGCGGATCTCCTGACATACGTCGAAGGGCCCCTCGCTCCCACGAGAGGCCCTTCGGAAGTGCGCCGCCAGGGACTCGAACCCCGGACCCGCTGA
- the ehuD gene encoding ectoine/hydroxyectoine ABC transporter permease subunit EhuD, with amino-acid sequence MNWDWAVVEDFMPRFWDGVLVTLQALAIGTLIAFALGLVWALAQRSSQIWVRWPVTAITEFIRNTPLLVQLFFLFYVVPNFGPSMSPLTTGIVGLGLHYSTYTAEVYRAGIGGVPIGQWEAATALSLSKGRTWRAVILPQAIRRVVPPLGNYVVAMLKDSPMIATIGAFDMLGEAQAFSNETFTTEALTVVGVAFIVIAYPASLLIRALERRLVR; translated from the coding sequence ATGAACTGGGACTGGGCAGTCGTCGAGGACTTCATGCCGCGCTTCTGGGACGGCGTGCTGGTCACCCTGCAGGCCCTGGCCATCGGCACGCTGATCGCCTTCGCGCTGGGCCTGGTGTGGGCCCTGGCACAGCGGTCCTCCCAGATCTGGGTGCGCTGGCCCGTGACGGCGATCACGGAGTTCATCCGCAATACGCCGCTACTGGTGCAGCTCTTCTTCCTCTTCTATGTCGTGCCGAACTTCGGCCCCTCGATGTCGCCGCTCACCACCGGCATCGTCGGCCTCGGCCTGCATTACTCCACGTACACCGCGGAGGTCTACCGCGCCGGCATCGGCGGCGTGCCCATCGGCCAGTGGGAGGCGGCCACCGCGCTGAGCCTGTCCAAGGGCCGCACCTGGCGGGCGGTGATCCTGCCGCAGGCGATCCGACGTGTCGTCCCACCCCTGGGCAACTACGTCGTCGCCATGCTCAAGGACTCCCCGATGATCGCGACCATCGGCGCCTTCGACATGCTCGGCGAGGCCCAGGCCTTCAGCAACGAAACATTCACCACGGAGGCCCTGACCGTCGTGGGCGTGGCCTTCATCGTCATCGCCTATCCGGCATCCCTCCTGATCCGAGCCCTGGAGCGTCGTCTTGTCCGCTGA
- the tgmB gene encoding ATP-grasp ribosomal peptide maturase: protein MVLTDEEDRTASRVTAELALRGVPVARVDATNFPTKISMSAEIGTGGAWSGRLNDTETGREIVALAHVGSVYYRRPTQFTLPEGMSRPEQLFAYGEARRGFGGVMQALSSARWVNDPVAAARTEYKPNQLAAAADVGLTTPRTLITNEPERAHHWAKELGRPIVYKPLAGIWHADEGQIRIIYTSPVTNPDDLLDPALGHTAHLFQEQIDKDHEARAVVVGDRVFTVAIDAASDAARTDWRSDYDALSYRVIELPEEVSSRLVELHRRLGLVFGAVDLIRDTSGRWLFLETNQSGEWGWLAAGTGIGVADALADLLSEGNSP, encoded by the coding sequence TTGGTCCTCACCGACGAGGAAGACCGCACCGCCAGCCGCGTCACTGCCGAACTCGCCCTGCGCGGCGTGCCCGTGGCGCGCGTTGACGCGACGAACTTCCCCACCAAGATCAGTATGTCTGCGGAGATCGGGACCGGCGGTGCCTGGTCGGGGAGGCTGAACGACACAGAGACCGGCCGCGAGATTGTTGCCCTGGCGCACGTGGGCAGCGTCTACTACCGGAGGCCGACCCAGTTCACACTGCCTGAAGGCATGTCCCGGCCCGAACAGCTCTTCGCGTACGGCGAAGCCCGGCGCGGCTTCGGCGGCGTCATGCAGGCGCTCAGCAGCGCCCGCTGGGTCAACGATCCGGTCGCCGCCGCCCGCACCGAGTACAAGCCGAACCAACTTGCAGCTGCGGCAGATGTGGGACTCACCACCCCGCGAACGCTCATCACGAACGAGCCCGAGCGCGCGCACCACTGGGCCAAGGAACTCGGCCGCCCGATCGTCTACAAGCCGCTCGCCGGGATCTGGCACGCCGACGAGGGGCAGATCCGCATCATCTACACCTCGCCCGTCACCAACCCCGACGACCTGCTCGACCCCGCCCTGGGGCACACAGCGCACCTCTTCCAGGAGCAGATCGACAAGGACCACGAGGCGCGCGCCGTGGTGGTCGGCGACCGCGTCTTCACGGTCGCCATCGACGCGGCATCTGACGCCGCCCGTACCGACTGGCGCTCGGACTATGACGCGCTGAGCTACCGAGTCATCGAACTGCCCGAGGAGGTCTCGTCGCGACTCGTCGAACTCCACCGGCGGCTGGGCCTAGTCTTCGGGGCAGTAGACCTTATCCGCGACACCTCCGGCCGCTGGCTGTTCCTGGAAACGAACCAGAGCGGTGAGTGGGGGTGGCTCGCGGCCGGGACCGGCATCGGCGTCGCGGATGCCCTCGCGGACCTCCTCAGCGAGGGGAACAGCCCATGA
- a CDS encoding ATP-binding protein, translating to MSEARKFAEQTLDDWGITDRVDDVRLCVSELATNALLHGTPGSGGILVRIRTGDHLVRVEVRDNSSALPKQRFPDDESPTGRGLLLVAACADGWGVDRYAEHKVVWADFKIDTTEAMKVISC from the coding sequence GTGAGCGAGGCACGGAAGTTCGCCGAGCAAACCCTTGATGACTGGGGCATCACCGACCGTGTCGACGATGTCCGGCTCTGTGTATCGGAGTTGGCCACCAACGCCCTGCTTCACGGCACTCCCGGCAGCGGCGGCATCCTCGTTCGGATCAGAACCGGCGACCATCTAGTGCGCGTCGAAGTGCGCGACAACAGCTCCGCACTGCCCAAGCAGCGCTTCCCGGACGACGAGAGCCCCACCGGGCGCGGGCTTCTGCTCGTGGCCGCATGCGCCGACGGCTGGGGCGTCGACAGATACGCGGAGCACAAGGTCGTGTGGGCCGATTTCAAGATCGATACAACCGAAGCGATGAAGGTGATCTCGTGCTGA
- the ehuC gene encoding ectoine/hydroxyectoine ABC transporter permease subunit EhuC, with translation MMSSEFFTTWFLPGIWVTIQVTVYAAALGAAIAFGIGLARTSRFWIVRFVAGIYFEIFRGMSALVLMFWMFFALPLFGWQLVPMWAGVSALGLTYGAYGSEIVRGSLAAVAPAQREAGIALNFTRWQRLRLIELPQAWPEMVPPFNNLLIELLKGTALVSVITVADMTFAGNLLRLGTNETTPVYSLLLVLYFVLAFLITRGMRLVERRAKAGIGQTPEETGFITRKLSARGESVQAGSQSAGGMG, from the coding sequence ATGATGAGTTCCGAATTCTTCACCACCTGGTTCCTTCCGGGCATCTGGGTCACCATCCAGGTCACGGTGTACGCTGCGGCCCTCGGGGCGGCCATCGCCTTCGGCATCGGCCTCGCCCGCACCTCCCGGTTCTGGATCGTCCGCTTCGTCGCCGGCATCTATTTCGAGATCTTCCGCGGTATGTCGGCGCTGGTGCTGATGTTCTGGATGTTCTTCGCACTGCCGCTCTTCGGCTGGCAGCTGGTCCCCATGTGGGCGGGCGTCAGTGCGCTTGGCCTCACCTACGGCGCGTACGGCTCGGAGATCGTCCGCGGCTCGCTGGCCGCCGTCGCCCCGGCGCAGCGGGAGGCCGGTATCGCGCTCAACTTCACCCGCTGGCAGCGGCTGCGCCTCATCGAGCTGCCGCAGGCGTGGCCCGAGATGGTGCCGCCCTTCAACAACCTGCTGATCGAGTTGCTGAAGGGCACCGCGCTGGTCTCCGTCATCACCGTGGCGGACATGACCTTCGCCGGGAACCTACTCCGGCTCGGTACCAACGAGACGACCCCGGTTTACTCGCTTCTGCTGGTCCTCTACTTCGTCCTCGCCTTCCTCATCACCCGCGGCATGCGGCTGGTGGAGCGCAGGGCGAAGGCCGGGATCGGGCAGACCCCGGAGGAGACGGGCTTCATCACGCGGAAGCTGAGCGCCCGCGGTGAGAGCGTGCAGGCTGGTTCGCAGTCCGCGGGAGGTATGGGATGA
- a CDS encoding 5-formyltetrahydrofolate cyclo-ligase → MKEPDVRTHLDQDKQRVRERVWDLLDAEDAVLDATAHGRIPNFKGSEAAAHRLAELPAWRDARVVKAVPDKAQLPVRARALTEGKTVFMAVPKLADPHPFYLLDPAALPVPPQEAASSKVAATVAPRIDVADLQPVDMVVVGSVAVNRAGVRIGKGAGYSDLEFAFLMEAGLISNRTVVVSTVHSLQVLDEELPATDHDFGVDLIVTPDEVISCPAPHRPAGLVWEHLDAAKIAAIPVLAARAPANGR, encoded by the coding sequence ATGAAGGAGCCCGACGTGCGCACACATCTAGACCAGGACAAGCAACGAGTACGCGAGCGCGTCTGGGATCTGCTCGACGCGGAGGACGCCGTCCTGGACGCGACGGCGCACGGCCGTATCCCAAACTTCAAGGGATCCGAAGCCGCCGCACATCGACTGGCCGAACTGCCAGCCTGGCGCGACGCCCGCGTCGTCAAGGCCGTGCCGGACAAGGCACAGCTGCCGGTCCGGGCTCGCGCGCTCACCGAGGGGAAGACCGTCTTCATGGCGGTGCCGAAGCTCGCCGACCCGCACCCCTTCTACCTCCTCGATCCCGCCGCGCTCCCCGTCCCTCCGCAGGAAGCGGCCTCCAGCAAAGTTGCGGCGACCGTGGCTCCGCGGATCGATGTGGCTGATCTCCAGCCAGTCGACATGGTGGTCGTCGGCAGTGTCGCCGTGAACCGGGCCGGCGTGCGCATCGGCAAGGGTGCCGGGTATTCGGACCTGGAGTTCGCGTTCCTGATGGAGGCCGGACTGATCAGCAACCGGACGGTGGTCGTCTCGACGGTTCACTCGCTTCAAGTGCTGGACGAGGAGCTCCCGGCGACCGATCACGACTTCGGCGTAGACCTGATCGTCACGCCCGACGAAGTGATCTCGTGCCCAGCGCCCCACCGCCCGGCTGGACTGGTGTGGGAACACTTGGACGCCGCGAAGATCGCTGCCATCCCGGTACTGGCCGCCCGGGCTCCGGCGAACGGGCGCTGA
- a CDS encoding DUF3830 family protein, whose amino-acid sequence MTDRFIEVSLTKRGVQCTARLLDDRAPLTCAAVWDALPLGGEVYHAKYARNEIYALFPPFAAQEPPLENPTITPIPGDLCYFSFAGTELGTRAYGYDTDLRPGTTVVDLALFYERNNLLLNGDVGWVPGIVWGQVIEGLDTMAEACNDLWRSGAMGETLSFRRT is encoded by the coding sequence ATGACGGATCGCTTCATCGAAGTCTCCCTCACCAAGCGGGGAGTCCAGTGCACTGCGAGACTGCTTGACGACCGGGCGCCGCTGACCTGCGCGGCGGTGTGGGACGCCCTGCCGCTGGGAGGCGAGGTCTACCACGCGAAGTATGCGCGCAACGAGATCTACGCCCTTTTCCCGCCTTTCGCGGCGCAGGAGCCACCTCTGGAGAATCCCACCATCACCCCCATTCCTGGCGACCTGTGCTATTTCTCCTTCGCGGGCACGGAGCTGGGAACCAGGGCGTACGGCTATGACACCGACCTGAGGCCCGGCACCACGGTCGTCGACCTCGCCCTCTTCTACGAACGCAACAACCTGCTGCTGAACGGGGATGTGGGCTGGGTTCCGGGGATCGTCTGGGGCCAGGTGATCGAGGGCCTCGACACGATGGCCGAGGCCTGTAACGACCTCTGGCGGTCGGGGGCAATGGGGGAGACGCTGAGCTTCCGGAGGACCTGA
- a CDS encoding helix-turn-helix domain-containing protein has translation MALKRHGLVRRRRAVGLTQEGLAEALRVERSTVTRWESGKVAPQPWIRPRLAEVLQVSNEELSALLAVSSTDEQPLAERMAYAMRYPSRVDLSTVAELRDGMNSLGERYDRVPSATLLARAGEHASTVASLAGEAPPGRVQREMRILQADAATFMGQLVWDASQRKDHSTARSYYAQSVDVARHLGDPNAEGHALLRTCYVALYGASDYREGLELALRAARTARHTSHVLTGLAMLHAAEAYAYLGEGSECERTLKGAERHLGQAHGADVAHELFSPTHFGRLAGSCYLSLGDYRKAEQFLAQTAAELYDRRKSRAIVLGNLTLARLRDGDLDAALAAFNDAVSELHGTRGGGGMNIVFRAAREMRPWRNEPAVQDAQDRLMALMEAT, from the coding sequence ATGGCTTTGAAACGGCATGGCTTGGTGCGCCGCCGTCGGGCGGTGGGCCTCACGCAGGAGGGCCTCGCCGAAGCGCTGCGGGTTGAGCGGTCCACCGTCACGCGCTGGGAGTCGGGGAAAGTGGCGCCCCAACCCTGGATTCGGCCGCGGCTGGCGGAGGTTCTCCAGGTCAGCAACGAGGAGTTGAGCGCTCTCCTTGCGGTCTCGTCCACCGACGAGCAACCTCTTGCGGAGCGCATGGCGTACGCCATGCGCTATCCGTCTCGTGTGGATCTCTCAACCGTGGCTGAACTCCGGGACGGCATGAACTCTCTGGGCGAGCGCTACGACCGCGTACCCTCCGCCACGCTGCTGGCCCGTGCCGGCGAGCACGCGAGCACGGTTGCCTCCCTTGCCGGAGAGGCCCCGCCCGGGCGGGTTCAGCGCGAGATGCGAATCCTCCAAGCGGATGCGGCGACCTTCATGGGGCAACTCGTCTGGGATGCCTCGCAGCGGAAGGACCATTCGACGGCCCGTTCGTACTACGCGCAGAGCGTGGACGTGGCTCGCCATCTCGGCGATCCGAACGCGGAAGGGCACGCCCTCTTACGGACCTGCTACGTGGCCCTGTACGGGGCCAGTGACTATCGGGAGGGTCTGGAGTTGGCGCTCCGGGCAGCCCGTACGGCCCGACACACCAGCCACGTCCTTACGGGGCTGGCCATGCTGCACGCCGCGGAGGCGTATGCCTATCTGGGTGAGGGAAGCGAGTGCGAACGTACCCTGAAGGGCGCCGAGAGGCACTTGGGCCAGGCACACGGTGCGGACGTGGCCCACGAGCTCTTCTCACCCACGCACTTTGGCCGCTTGGCCGGATCGTGCTACCTATCGCTCGGCGACTACCGCAAAGCCGAGCAGTTCCTCGCCCAGACCGCAGCCGAGCTGTACGACAGGCGCAAGTCCCGGGCGATCGTCCTCGGCAACCTCACGCTGGCTCGACTTCGCGACGGGGATCTGGACGCCGCACTCGCCGCGTTCAACGACGCTGTAAGCGAACTGCATGGCACGCGCGGAGGCGGTGGGATGAACATCGTCTTCCGAGCCGCCCGAGAGATGCGGCCATGGCGCAACGAGCCTGCGGTGCAGGACGCGCAGGACCGGCTGATGGCGTTGATGGAAGCGACGTGA
- the ehuB gene encoding ectoine/hydroxyectoine ABC transporter substrate-binding protein EhuB encodes MARPHANRSGTDNGYHRGLSRRSLLAGAASLGAAGALGVAGCSRVPEEGKVLGGSLLDTLRDRGVAKIGIASEPPFGYVGDDGKATGEAPAIAEVIFKRLGIDEVKPVPVDFGALIPGLKAQQFDVVSAGMYINPTRCEQVLFSDPDYLMLDAFIVKKGNPHGIKTYEDIKKKGLRLASGKAYAEIDYAKAAGITDILVLPDQVAGLDAVSQGRVDAFAGTNITVKTAVKGASRASATEAFQPMVDGKPAYGAGGFAFRQSEKNFRDAFNKELLKLKEDNYKELLKIVEPFGFGRAEMTDLTAKELCAG; translated from the coding sequence ATGGCTCGACCACACGCAAACCGATCAGGAACCGATAACGGATACCACAGAGGACTCAGCCGCCGCTCACTGCTCGCAGGAGCGGCGTCGTTGGGTGCTGCTGGGGCTCTCGGGGTGGCTGGTTGCAGCCGTGTCCCCGAGGAAGGGAAGGTGCTGGGAGGCAGCCTGCTGGACACGCTCCGAGACCGGGGCGTGGCGAAAATCGGCATCGCGAGCGAGCCACCGTTCGGATACGTCGGAGACGACGGGAAGGCCACCGGTGAGGCTCCCGCGATCGCCGAGGTGATCTTCAAGAGGCTCGGCATCGACGAGGTCAAGCCAGTGCCGGTGGACTTCGGCGCGCTCATTCCCGGGTTGAAGGCGCAGCAGTTCGACGTGGTGTCGGCCGGTATGTACATCAACCCCACCCGGTGCGAACAGGTCCTTTTCTCCGACCCGGACTATCTGATGCTGGACGCCTTCATCGTCAAGAAGGGCAATCCGCACGGGATCAAGACGTACGAGGACATCAAGAAGAAGGGTCTCAGGCTCGCCTCCGGCAAGGCGTACGCCGAGATCGACTATGCCAAGGCCGCGGGCATCACGGACATCCTGGTCCTCCCGGACCAGGTGGCCGGTCTCGACGCGGTGTCCCAGGGCCGTGTCGACGCCTTCGCGGGCACCAACATCACGGTGAAGACGGCGGTGAAGGGCGCCTCCCGCGCCTCGGCGACCGAGGCCTTCCAGCCGATGGTGGACGGCAAGCCCGCCTACGGCGCGGGCGGATTCGCCTTCCGGCAGTCCGAGAAGAACTTCCGCGACGCGTTCAACAAGGAGTTGCTGAAGCTCAAGGAAGACAATTACAAGGAGCTTCTGAAGATCGTCGAGCCTTTCGGCTTCGGTCGGGCCGAGATGACCGATCTGACGGCGAAGGAGCTGTGTGCCGGATGA